A single Triticum dicoccoides isolate Atlit2015 ecotype Zavitan chromosome 2A, WEW_v2.0, whole genome shotgun sequence DNA region contains:
- the LOC119355783 gene encoding WD repeat-containing protein 44-like isoform X2 produces the protein MSGGEEEEDEDEEVFYESRDRVLSSSGSSTSASDDDDHAQQQQRRRRDAYPPAAAAAALDLWTSQPAPVQERRRRLLQTMGLAGDPSLARLEMGRSVSYDRPVRPPMLSPMPRSRSDGAVPAKPPRGGRASSGSSEAMPEDDEADPRCLIRNLDDGTEFVVKEEFQLREIGTGRQLTLEQFQLCVGRSPIVQELMRRQNIANDGASTPIHRSSSDSSNGAARPRRRISWLRTIRHVAGSMVAGSRDRRSSDEKDTSSEKGGRRSSSATDDSQDSAGAVHHGPERIKVRLYGKSYKELSGLFMNQEVPAHDGSIWSIKFSPDGRYLASAGVDCVIHVWEVLEFERRREENGVSNPFVAVMCNGSPEPTLALATVDGSHWDKKLRARVSQCRKSSSSDRLMVPEHVFGLSEKPVKTFEGHSEDVLDLCWSKSQYLLSSSMDKTVKLWNMSSVSCLKTFSHCDYVTCIQFNPVDDRYFISGSLDEKVRIWSIPKREIVDWHDLHEMVTAACYTPDGQSALVGSHKGSCHLYDTSDNKLIQKKQIDLQTKKKKSRQKKITGFQFLPGSSSKVLITSADSRIRVIDDFELVHKFKGFRNTNSQISACYAARGRYVISASENSHVYVWTNDDGPDEQRSSSSSSKGVVSVANSYEYFYCRDVTVAAALPSTAGSAATSRTNSRRKHQELDCVSEYPLPHAGDGDSSDFQQQQSRDDLSNGSNHSGGDRASATWPEELMTPTKQSPRSSTSLPDGDGAGQAPSRSAWGMAIATAGSGGQIRILQNFGFPVRV, from the exons AtgagcggcggcgaggaggaggaggacgaggacgaggaggtgTTCTACGAGTCGCGGGACCGGGTCctctcctcctccggctcctccacctccgcctccgacgACGATGACCAcgcgcagcagcagcagcgacgccGACGGGACGCCTACCCGCCTGCGGCGGCCGCGGCTGCGCTGGACCTGTGGACGTCGCAGCCGGCGCCCGTGCAGGAGCGCCGCAGGAGGCTCCTCCAGACGATGGGGCTCGCCGGGGACCCCTCCCTCGCGCGCCTCGAGATGGGCCGATCGGTCTCCTACGACAGGCCCGTCCGCCCGCCCATGCTCTCGCccatgccccgatccagatcggacggCGCCGTGCCGGCCAAGCCGCCGCGAGGGGGCCGGGCCTCGTCGGGCTCCTCCGAGGCCATGCCGGAGGACGACGAGGCCGACCCCAGGTGCCTAATCCGGAACCTCGACGACGGCACCGAGTTCGTCGTCAAGGAAGAGTTTCAGCTTCGCGAGATCGGCACGGGCCGCCAGCTCACCCTGGAGCAGTTCCAGCTCTGCGTCGGCCGCTCTCCCATCGTGCAGGAGCTCATGCGCCGCCAGAACATTGCAAACGACGGCGCCTCCACTCCCATCCACAGGTCCAGCTCCGACTCCAGCAACGGCGCGGCCCGGCCCAGGCGCCGCATTAGCTGGCTTCGTACCATCCGCCACGTCGCTGGCTCGATGGTGGCCGGCTCCCGTGACCGCCGAAGCAGCGACGAGAAGGACACGTCATCGGAGAAGGGCGGACGCCGGTCCAGCTCAGCCACGGATGACAGCCAGGATAGCGCCGGCGCCGTGCACCATGGCCCAGAGCGCATTAAGGTGCGGCTGTACGGCAAGTCGTACAAGGAGCTCAGTGGGCTGTTCATGAACCAGGAGGTACCGGCGCACGACGGCTCTATCTGGAGTATCAAGTTTAGCCCCGATGGGCGCTACCTTGCAAGTGCTGGGGTGGACTGTGTGATCCATGTCTGGGAAGTGTTGGAGTTTGAAAGGAGACGAGAGGAGAATGGGGTGTCTAATCCATTCGTTGCAGTGATGTGCAATGGTTCGCCAGAGCCAACATTGGCCTTGGCCACTGTGGATGGGAGCCATTGGGATAAGAAACTCCGGGCGAGGGTCTCACAATGTCGGAAATCCAGTAGCTCAGACCGGTTGATGGTGCCAGAGCATGTGTTTGGACTGTCGGAAAAACCTGTCAAAACTTTTGAGGGGCATTCAGAGGATGTTCTTGATCTATGCTGGTCCAAGTCACAG TACTTGCTTTCGTCTTCAATGGATAAAACAGTAAAGTTATGGAACATGTCAAGTGTATCATGTTTGAAAACGTTCTCACACTGTGACTATG TGACATGCATCCAGTTCAACCCTGTCGATGATAGATACTTCATTAGTGGTTCTCTGGATGAAAAGGTCCGCATCTGGAGCATTCCAAAACGTGAAATTGTTGATTGGCATGATCTGCATGAAATGGTCACTGCTGCTTGCTATACCCCTGATGGACAG AGTGCGTTAGTTGGTTCCCACAAGGGCAGCTGTCATCTTtatgacacatcgg ATAATAAGCTTATCCAAAAGAAACAAATTGACTTGCAAACTAAAAAGAAGAAGTCCCGCCAGAAGAAGATCACTGGATTTCAG TTCCTTCCAGGGAGTTCTTCGAAGGTGCTCATCACATCTGCCGATTCACGGATCCGAGTTATTGATGATTTTGAACTAGTTCACAAATTTAAAG GTTTCCGTAACACCAACAGCCAAATCTCAGCTTGCTACGCAGCCAGAGGCAGATACGTGATCTCAGCGAGCGAAAACTCCCATGTGTACGTGTGGACAAACGACGACGGCCCTGACGagcaaagaagcagcagcagcagcagcaagggcgTCGTTTCTGTCGCAAATTCCTACGAGTACTTCTACTGCCGGGACGTGACGGTGGCCGCCGCCTTGCCATCCACGGCGGGGTCAGCGGCGACGTCCCGGACCAACTCCAGGAGGAAGCACCAGGAGCTGGATTGTGTGTCCGAGTATCCTCTGCCGCACGCAGGAGACGGAGATTCCTCTGATTTCCAGCAGCAGCAGAGCCGCGATGACCTAAGCAACGGTTCGAACCACAGCGGCGGCGACAGAGCGTCTGCGACCTGGCCCGAGGAGCTCATGACGCCGACGAAACAGAGCCCGCGGTCCAGCACCAGTCTCCCCGACGGTGACGGCGCCGGGCAGGCCCCGAGCCGGTCGGCCTGGGGCATGGCCATCGCCACGGCAGGCAGTGGGGGTCAGATCAGGATACTCCAGAATTTTGGGTTTCCCGTCAGAGTATAG
- the LOC119355783 gene encoding WD repeat-containing protein 44-like isoform X1, translating to MSGGEEEEDEDEEVFYESRDRVLSSSGSSTSASDDDDHAQQQQRRRRDAYPPAAAAAALDLWTSQPAPVQERRRRLLQTMGLAGDPSLARLEMGRSVSYDRPVRPPMLSPMPRSRSDGAVPAKPPRGGRASSGSSEAMPEDDEADPRCLIRNLDDGTEFVVKEEFQLREIGTGRQLTLEQFQLCVGRSPIVQELMRRQNIANDGASTPIHRSSSDSSNGAARPRRRISWLRTIRHVAGSMVAGSRDRRSSDEKDTSSEKGGRRSSSATDDSQDSAGAVHHGPERIKVRLYGKSYKELSGLFMNQEVPAHDGSIWSIKFSPDGRYLASAGVDCVIHVWEVLEFERRREENGVSNPFVAVMCNGSPEPTLALATVDGSHWDKKLRARVSQCRKSSSSDRLMVPEHVFGLSEKPVKTFEGHSEDVLDLCWSKSQYLLSSSMDKTVKLWNMSSVSCLKTFSHCDYVTCIQFNPVDDRYFISGSLDEKVRIWSIPKREIVDWHDLHEMVTAACYTPDGQSALVGSHKGSCHLYDTSDNKLIQKKQIDLQTKKKKSRQKKITGFQLLDQFLPGSSSKVLITSADSRIRVIDDFELVHKFKGFRNTNSQISACYAARGRYVISASENSHVYVWTNDDGPDEQRSSSSSSKGVVSVANSYEYFYCRDVTVAAALPSTAGSAATSRTNSRRKHQELDCVSEYPLPHAGDGDSSDFQQQQSRDDLSNGSNHSGGDRASATWPEELMTPTKQSPRSSTSLPDGDGAGQAPSRSAWGMAIATAGSGGQIRILQNFGFPVRV from the exons AtgagcggcggcgaggaggaggaggacgaggacgaggaggtgTTCTACGAGTCGCGGGACCGGGTCctctcctcctccggctcctccacctccgcctccgacgACGATGACCAcgcgcagcagcagcagcgacgccGACGGGACGCCTACCCGCCTGCGGCGGCCGCGGCTGCGCTGGACCTGTGGACGTCGCAGCCGGCGCCCGTGCAGGAGCGCCGCAGGAGGCTCCTCCAGACGATGGGGCTCGCCGGGGACCCCTCCCTCGCGCGCCTCGAGATGGGCCGATCGGTCTCCTACGACAGGCCCGTCCGCCCGCCCATGCTCTCGCccatgccccgatccagatcggacggCGCCGTGCCGGCCAAGCCGCCGCGAGGGGGCCGGGCCTCGTCGGGCTCCTCCGAGGCCATGCCGGAGGACGACGAGGCCGACCCCAGGTGCCTAATCCGGAACCTCGACGACGGCACCGAGTTCGTCGTCAAGGAAGAGTTTCAGCTTCGCGAGATCGGCACGGGCCGCCAGCTCACCCTGGAGCAGTTCCAGCTCTGCGTCGGCCGCTCTCCCATCGTGCAGGAGCTCATGCGCCGCCAGAACATTGCAAACGACGGCGCCTCCACTCCCATCCACAGGTCCAGCTCCGACTCCAGCAACGGCGCGGCCCGGCCCAGGCGCCGCATTAGCTGGCTTCGTACCATCCGCCACGTCGCTGGCTCGATGGTGGCCGGCTCCCGTGACCGCCGAAGCAGCGACGAGAAGGACACGTCATCGGAGAAGGGCGGACGCCGGTCCAGCTCAGCCACGGATGACAGCCAGGATAGCGCCGGCGCCGTGCACCATGGCCCAGAGCGCATTAAGGTGCGGCTGTACGGCAAGTCGTACAAGGAGCTCAGTGGGCTGTTCATGAACCAGGAGGTACCGGCGCACGACGGCTCTATCTGGAGTATCAAGTTTAGCCCCGATGGGCGCTACCTTGCAAGTGCTGGGGTGGACTGTGTGATCCATGTCTGGGAAGTGTTGGAGTTTGAAAGGAGACGAGAGGAGAATGGGGTGTCTAATCCATTCGTTGCAGTGATGTGCAATGGTTCGCCAGAGCCAACATTGGCCTTGGCCACTGTGGATGGGAGCCATTGGGATAAGAAACTCCGGGCGAGGGTCTCACAATGTCGGAAATCCAGTAGCTCAGACCGGTTGATGGTGCCAGAGCATGTGTTTGGACTGTCGGAAAAACCTGTCAAAACTTTTGAGGGGCATTCAGAGGATGTTCTTGATCTATGCTGGTCCAAGTCACAG TACTTGCTTTCGTCTTCAATGGATAAAACAGTAAAGTTATGGAACATGTCAAGTGTATCATGTTTGAAAACGTTCTCACACTGTGACTATG TGACATGCATCCAGTTCAACCCTGTCGATGATAGATACTTCATTAGTGGTTCTCTGGATGAAAAGGTCCGCATCTGGAGCATTCCAAAACGTGAAATTGTTGATTGGCATGATCTGCATGAAATGGTCACTGCTGCTTGCTATACCCCTGATGGACAG AGTGCGTTAGTTGGTTCCCACAAGGGCAGCTGTCATCTTtatgacacatcgg ATAATAAGCTTATCCAAAAGAAACAAATTGACTTGCAAACTAAAAAGAAGAAGTCCCGCCAGAAGAAGATCACTGGATTTCAG TTACTTGATCAGTTCCTTCCAGGGAGTTCTTCGAAGGTGCTCATCACATCTGCCGATTCACGGATCCGAGTTATTGATGATTTTGAACTAGTTCACAAATTTAAAG GTTTCCGTAACACCAACAGCCAAATCTCAGCTTGCTACGCAGCCAGAGGCAGATACGTGATCTCAGCGAGCGAAAACTCCCATGTGTACGTGTGGACAAACGACGACGGCCCTGACGagcaaagaagcagcagcagcagcagcaagggcgTCGTTTCTGTCGCAAATTCCTACGAGTACTTCTACTGCCGGGACGTGACGGTGGCCGCCGCCTTGCCATCCACGGCGGGGTCAGCGGCGACGTCCCGGACCAACTCCAGGAGGAAGCACCAGGAGCTGGATTGTGTGTCCGAGTATCCTCTGCCGCACGCAGGAGACGGAGATTCCTCTGATTTCCAGCAGCAGCAGAGCCGCGATGACCTAAGCAACGGTTCGAACCACAGCGGCGGCGACAGAGCGTCTGCGACCTGGCCCGAGGAGCTCATGACGCCGACGAAACAGAGCCCGCGGTCCAGCACCAGTCTCCCCGACGGTGACGGCGCCGGGCAGGCCCCGAGCCGGTCGGCCTGGGGCATGGCCATCGCCACGGCAGGCAGTGGGGGTCAGATCAGGATACTCCAGAATTTTGGGTTTCCCGTCAGAGTATAG